A DNA window from Streptomyces bacillaris contains the following coding sequences:
- a CDS encoding styrene monooxygenase/indole monooxygenase family protein, with amino-acid sequence MRKILIVGAGQSGLQLALGLQSKGYEVTLMSNRTADEIRTGRVMSTQCMFHTALQHERDYQLNFWESQAPKIEGLGVSVAAPDSSRAIDWVGRLNGYAQSVDQRVKMAGWMETFAQRGGQLVIHGAAVSDLDYFSRTYDLVMVSAGKGELVSMFGRDAARSPFDAPQRALAVAYVHGMGPRPEHPEFDAVRCNLVPGVGELFVMPTLTTSGRADILFWEGIPGGPLDAFQGIKDPSEHLAKTLELMEKFTPWEYARATKVELTDANGTLAGRYAPTVRKPIGRLPGGGLVLGVADVVVANDPITGQGSNSASKCANSYLDSILEHGDKEFDAAWMQSTFDRYWETAQHVVKWTNAMLGVPPEHVLNLIGAAGQLQPVADRFANGFNDPADFENFFFEPEKTNAYLASVSAGQ; translated from the coding sequence ATGCGGAAGATACTCATAGTCGGAGCCGGGCAGTCCGGGCTCCAGCTGGCCCTGGGGCTCCAGTCCAAGGGCTACGAAGTCACCCTGATGTCCAACCGCACCGCCGACGAGATCCGCACCGGCCGGGTCATGTCGACGCAGTGCATGTTCCACACCGCGCTCCAGCACGAGCGGGACTACCAGCTGAACTTCTGGGAGTCCCAGGCCCCGAAGATCGAGGGGCTCGGCGTCTCCGTCGCCGCCCCCGACTCCTCCCGGGCCATCGACTGGGTCGGCAGGCTGAACGGGTACGCCCAGTCCGTCGACCAGCGGGTGAAGATGGCCGGCTGGATGGAGACCTTCGCCCAGCGCGGCGGGCAGCTCGTCATCCACGGGGCGGCCGTCTCCGACCTGGACTACTTCTCCCGCACCTACGACCTGGTGATGGTCTCGGCGGGCAAGGGCGAGCTGGTCTCCATGTTCGGCCGGGACGCGGCCCGTTCGCCCTTCGACGCCCCGCAGCGCGCGCTGGCCGTCGCCTACGTCCACGGGATGGGCCCGCGCCCGGAGCATCCGGAGTTCGACGCGGTCCGCTGCAACCTGGTGCCGGGCGTCGGCGAGCTGTTCGTGATGCCGACGCTCACCACCTCCGGCCGCGCCGACATCCTCTTCTGGGAGGGCATCCCGGGCGGCCCGCTCGACGCCTTCCAGGGCATCAAGGACCCCTCCGAGCACCTGGCGAAGACGCTGGAGCTGATGGAGAAGTTCACGCCGTGGGAGTACGCCCGCGCCACCAAGGTCGAGCTGACCGACGCCAACGGCACCCTCGCGGGTCGGTACGCCCCCACCGTCCGCAAGCCGATCGGCCGCCTGCCCGGCGGGGGTCTGGTCCTCGGGGTCGCGGACGTCGTCGTCGCCAACGACCCGATCACCGGCCAGGGCTCCAACTCGGCGTCCAAGTGCGCCAACTCCTACCTGGACTCGATCCTGGAGCACGGCGACAAGGAGTTCGACGCGGCCTGGATGCAGTCCACCTTCGACCGCTACTGGGAGACCGCCCAGCACGTGGTGAAGTGGACCAACGCCATGCTGGGCGTCCCGCCGGAGCACGTACTGAACCTGATCGGCGCCGCCGGTCAGCTCCAGCCGGTCGCGGACCGCTTCGCCAACGGCTTCAACGACCCGGCGGACTTCGAGAACTTCTTCTTCGAGCCCGAGAAGACGAACGCGTACCTGGCCTCGGTCTCCGCCGGACAGTAG
- a CDS encoding GTP-binding protein produces MDSAVSEAPLFAPRQPGPGDQPSLSPDQPSRPQDRPEEALQPWQLDHTRAPTATKIVVAGGFGVGKTTFVGSVSEITPLQTEALMTQASEETDDLSATPEKTTTTVAMDFGRLTLDDDLVLYVFGTPGQQRFWFMWDDLVRGAIGAIVLADTRRLEDCFPALDYFESCGLPYIVAVNHFEGTPGYAAEDVREALTVPPQVPVVIMDARNRITVVESLLALVGHALDVTPA; encoded by the coding sequence ATGGACTCCGCCGTCTCTGAGGCGCCGCTCTTCGCCCCGCGCCAGCCGGGGCCCGGTGATCAGCCGTCGCTCTCCCCGGACCAGCCGTCCCGCCCCCAGGACCGGCCGGAGGAGGCCCTCCAGCCCTGGCAGCTCGACCACACCCGCGCGCCCACCGCGACCAAGATCGTGGTGGCGGGCGGATTCGGCGTCGGCAAGACGACGTTCGTCGGCTCGGTCTCCGAGATCACCCCGCTGCAGACCGAAGCGCTGATGACGCAGGCCAGCGAGGAGACCGACGACCTCTCCGCGACGCCCGAGAAGACCACCACCACGGTGGCGATGGACTTCGGCCGGCTCACCCTCGACGACGACCTCGTGCTGTACGTCTTCGGCACCCCGGGCCAGCAGCGCTTCTGGTTCATGTGGGACGACCTGGTGCGCGGCGCGATCGGCGCGATCGTCCTGGCCGACACCCGGCGCCTGGAGGACTGCTTCCCCGCGCTCGACTACTTCGAGAGCTGCGGGCTGCCGTACATCGTGGCGGTCAACCACTTCGAGGGCACGCCCGGTTACGCGGCGGAGGACGTCAGGGAGGCCCTGACCGTACCGCCGCAGGTGCCGGTAGTGATCATGGACGCGCGTAACAGGATCACGGTCGTCGAGTCGCTGCTGGCCTTGGTGGGCCATGCTCTCGACGTCACCCCCGCGTGA
- a CDS encoding roadblock/LC7 domain-containing protein: MTAPSTFGLSTEARNLHWLLSNLVEEVPGVRSVTVVSSDGLMLLSSDPGHHAVKEAGPSDGPKGSSADLATIVSGIGSLTVGAAKLMDGGGVKQTMVAMDEGSVFVMSISDGSLLGVHATPDCDMSVVAYHMALFVGRAGHVLTPELRSELRKSMESTQ, encoded by the coding sequence TTGACTGCGCCCAGCACGTTCGGGCTGAGTACCGAGGCCCGGAACCTTCACTGGTTGCTCAGCAATCTCGTGGAGGAGGTGCCAGGGGTCCGCTCGGTCACCGTCGTCTCGTCCGACGGGCTGATGCTGCTCTCCTCCGACCCCGGCCACCACGCGGTGAAGGAGGCCGGGCCCTCGGACGGGCCGAAGGGCTCCAGCGCCGATCTGGCCACCATCGTCTCCGGCATCGGCTCGCTCACCGTCGGCGCCGCCAAGCTGATGGACGGCGGCGGGGTCAAACAGACCATGGTCGCCATGGACGAGGGCAGCGTCTTCGTCATGTCGATCAGCGACGGCTCCCTCCTCGGCGTCCACGCCACCCCTGACTGCGACATGAGCGTCGTCGCGTACCACATGGCCCTCTTCGTCGGCCGGGCCGGACACGTCCTCACCCCCGAACTCCGCAGCGAGCTGCGCAAATCGATGGAGAGTACCCAGTGA
- a CDS encoding outer membrane protein assembly factor BamB family protein, with the protein MEALRSEDPRRFGRFTVLARFQETASAVRYVARDTGTGVGAGETAVITAARPALAAVPAFRRRFEAEARTAERLAGGWVAPPLETGGGGREADGAGLLWTAAGYVPALPLAEAIGIAGPMPKRALRILGAGIAEILSRVHAGGAVLQGLAPDTVLLAEDGPRLTAFGPLGAAATAEARPGGQLSVRLGYLTPEQVAGKEAGAPSDLFVLGLLLAYAATGTTPFTEGPPEEAARRIAEADPELESVPEELRELIAGCLAKDPAERPTAGTVAAELALEGAAGLARGGWLPERLAAAVAEQEARVRALEGAWEAPEAADAVPEVADAPGVADTVPEVAEAAPGGAVLQKGGAVGTPAPADPQVPLAPDATANADAGATHGTGDIGEDQGTTRFLNTVRKPPHSDRVTTQLALPHQPPALPATSAHQHTHGSPAPYPAAVLPGSAGPGSGQDANGRSGNGRGGSGGPMVALPLPPAPTPPSGGPALDRRGLLTVAAAAVGGLVVGGGAVAVIGGGESAVATDAKPAPPKPRRTLPGQPPEPRWIYAHPSSESAPLTAALWQDRLLVVTSESQASAVDLRTGERVWQRADAADGQAALAAGDLCFVAGPTEFLWLAPKDGAVVHRLRYADGFTDLPGLQVERLAGHSGTVVWFTGSHTVTVKAPKPKKGKKQEPDKKVVQAHLFAYDIVRRAELWRTPVPAGRAPGTPLYRVVAERPADILVRQEPSTLTPADVKAAKGKGSLRCFDRETGKLRWTKQYGTAAPNAGITGDEGGVLYASVGADLQSFEADTTKPLWRVTGTQGSYFGTPLVAGPFVHTTERSQQIGAVERETGRFVWRRSTEVPAAGGAPALTVSTTGETLFAADAAQVTAFSAADGERLWKFQDIGVADPKGETVSAPYRTLASGTNVIVQRARSFYAFPVA; encoded by the coding sequence ATGGAGGCGCTGCGTAGCGAGGATCCACGCCGTTTCGGGCGCTTCACCGTGCTGGCCCGCTTCCAGGAGACCGCGAGCGCCGTGCGGTACGTGGCGCGGGACACCGGCACCGGCGTCGGCGCCGGGGAGACCGCCGTGATCACCGCCGCGCGCCCCGCGCTCGCCGCCGTACCGGCCTTCCGGCGCCGCTTCGAGGCCGAGGCCCGTACCGCCGAACGCCTCGCGGGCGGCTGGGTGGCCCCGCCTCTGGAGACCGGTGGCGGTGGCCGTGAGGCCGACGGGGCCGGACTTCTGTGGACGGCGGCCGGTTACGTCCCCGCTCTGCCGCTGGCCGAGGCCATCGGAATCGCCGGTCCGATGCCGAAGCGCGCCCTGCGGATACTGGGCGCGGGCATCGCCGAGATCCTCTCCCGGGTGCACGCGGGCGGCGCGGTGCTCCAGGGGCTCGCCCCCGACACGGTGCTGCTGGCCGAGGACGGGCCCCGGCTCACCGCGTTCGGCCCGCTGGGCGCGGCGGCGACGGCGGAGGCGCGGCCGGGCGGGCAGCTCTCGGTGCGGCTGGGCTACCTCACGCCGGAGCAGGTCGCGGGGAAGGAGGCCGGTGCGCCGTCGGACCTGTTCGTGCTGGGGCTGCTGCTGGCGTACGCGGCCACGGGGACGACCCCGTTCACGGAGGGCCCGCCGGAGGAGGCCGCCCGCCGGATCGCCGAGGCCGACCCCGAACTGGAGTCCGTACCGGAGGAGTTGCGTGAGCTGATCGCGGGCTGCCTGGCGAAGGACCCGGCCGAGCGTCCCACCGCAGGTACGGTCGCCGCCGAACTGGCCCTGGAGGGCGCGGCGGGCCTCGCCCGGGGCGGCTGGCTCCCCGAGCGGCTGGCGGCGGCGGTCGCGGAGCAGGAGGCGCGGGTGCGCGCGCTGGAGGGGGCGTGGGAAGCGCCTGAGGCGGCGGACGCGGTGCCGGAGGTGGCCGATGCGCCTGGGGTGGCCGATACGGTGCCGGAGGTAGCCGAGGCGGCGCCTGGGGGTGCGGTGCTTCAGAAGGGCGGTGCCGTGGGCACACCGGCTCCGGCCGACCCACAGGTTCCCCTTGCCCCCGACGCCACCGCCAACGCCGACGCCGGTGCCACCCACGGCACCGGCGACATCGGTGAGGACCAGGGCACCACCCGCTTCCTCAACACCGTCCGCAAGCCGCCCCATTCCGACCGTGTGACCACCCAGCTCGCCCTCCCCCACCAGCCGCCCGCTCTCCCCGCCACCTCCGCCCACCAGCACACTCACGGCAGCCCCGCGCCCTACCCGGCCGCGGTGCTCCCGGGCTCCGCCGGACCGGGGAGCGGCCAAGACGCCAACGGCCGGAGCGGCAACGGCCGGGGAGGCAGCGGCGGCCCCATGGTCGCGCTGCCGCTTCCGCCCGCGCCCACCCCTCCGTCCGGCGGCCCCGCCCTCGACCGGCGCGGACTGCTCACCGTCGCGGCCGCCGCGGTCGGCGGGCTCGTCGTGGGCGGCGGGGCCGTCGCGGTGATCGGCGGCGGGGAGAGCGCGGTCGCCACGGACGCCAAGCCCGCGCCGCCGAAGCCGCGCCGTACACTCCCCGGCCAGCCCCCCGAACCGCGCTGGATCTACGCCCACCCCTCCTCCGAGTCCGCCCCGCTGACCGCCGCGCTCTGGCAGGACCGGCTCCTGGTGGTGACGAGCGAGAGCCAGGCGAGCGCCGTCGACCTGCGGACCGGCGAGCGGGTCTGGCAGCGCGCGGACGCCGCCGACGGCCAGGCGGCGCTGGCCGCCGGGGACCTCTGTTTCGTGGCGGGGCCGACGGAGTTCCTCTGGCTGGCGCCGAAGGACGGGGCGGTCGTGCACCGCCTGCGGTACGCGGACGGCTTCACCGACCTGCCCGGCCTCCAGGTCGAACGGCTGGCGGGCCACTCCGGGACCGTCGTCTGGTTCACCGGCTCGCACACGGTCACCGTGAAGGCCCCCAAGCCGAAGAAGGGCAAGAAGCAGGAGCCGGACAAGAAGGTCGTACAGGCGCACCTCTTCGCGTACGACATCGTCCGGCGCGCCGAGCTGTGGCGTACGCCCGTACCGGCGGGCCGTGCCCCCGGCACCCCCCTGTACCGGGTCGTCGCGGAGCGCCCGGCCGACATCCTCGTGCGGCAGGAGCCGTCCACCCTGACCCCGGCCGACGTCAAGGCGGCCAAGGGGAAGGGCTCCCTCCGCTGCTTCGACCGGGAGACCGGCAAGCTGCGGTGGACCAAGCAGTACGGAACGGCCGCCCCCAACGCCGGTATCACGGGCGACGAGGGCGGGGTCCTGTACGCGTCGGTCGGCGCCGATCTCCAGTCGTTCGAGGCGGACACCACCAAGCCGCTCTGGCGGGTGACGGGCACGCAGGGTTCGTACTTCGGCACCCCGCTCGTGGCCGGGCCCTTCGTCCACACCACCGAGCGCAGCCAGCAGATCGGCGCCGTGGAGCGGGAGACCGGGCGCTTCGTCTGGCGCCGCTCCACGGAGGTGCCGGCCGCCGGGGGCGCCCCCGCCCTCACCGTGAGCACCACCGGAGAGACGCTGTTCGCCGCCGACGCCGCCCAGGTCACCGCGTTCTCGGCAGCCGACGGGGAGCGCCTGTGGAAGTTCCAGGACATCGGGGTGGCCGACCCGAAGGGGGAGACGGTGAGCGCCCCCTACCGCACCCTGGCCTCCGGAACGAACGTCATCGTCCAGCGGGCCCGATCCTTCTACGCCTTCCCGGTCGCCTGA
- a CDS encoding sensor histidine kinase has product MQKKRPRSQGSTRDGSGATPPAQGVDQGADRRTGKRTGKRTVRVRSRLVAGVAVVGITVIAAGAPAALGASSDLAESQRLVTLSQLNRQAVTLAHSLADERDAVTAYIAGGRADDGKEGEESRLTRTTRVDQQIDEIHGPAPAALRRDLSTVPSLRRDALTGKGSALEAHQAYSEVIAKLHGIAAELAEKTPPRAAEATRAPLALGGAAEQASATRGLLLAALAVPSPEPAAPQIDPFTGLPVETEDDESKRADRDRDELSAAAQQARVRELASLAAFDQAANPVARDKLAATVTGPEVNSAEKYLTRLTDRPELSESERRTDAAKLEAALSARIDRMRGVESALATSQVQRLEGIRDDDVTALELSIALLGGCFLIAVGVSTAVARTLTQPLAVLRIGAARLAEEPETADPVRYTGRNDEFAQVVRSMNTLHAKLTGLHQEFTGRFESLGTERAELIAGREALTLQRAELQVQTAELASQLERLKNTVHHTFVNLSLRNLGLVERQLAVIESLEEREQDPERLATLFKLDHMATVMRRHSENMLVLAGAEHGHGHAGPIPLVDVARAAVSEIERYERVTIQSLPPHAQIAGFAADDLSHLLAELLENATSFSPPDSHVELSGWLLESGEVMLSVQDAGIGMSSVRMGELNARLADPASFEAGEQNADGAGLGLQVTSLLAARHGVRVQLREQKGSGVTAVVVLPQTLLPNSLPASSPPAVQLPGEAPTLNLPGSVAEANSNALPSRTPILPPAAQPTPVAPEAEGATAPERTVEPTTDADEAGAGAGATPGDAETTASLPVVDPMIAAAERAIREAGAREPAPAEGPEASAVPRQESGTDAGAGTDPAPVVDPAAAGPAAEPAAQAPLESDSEITMQVRLPKPPADPNPNQVQADPNPTAPEPAPTDPAPAAAAETPAPDPYAIGPDRHERPAESGPGGQEPDGSAFRPEPRAEATAPESQSQAAAETVPGPRRPEERRITDKGLPKRTPKVVRPEGAPTTGRAGSLDKEDLRRRLGSFHQAAKEGRRDVEAEIAESTGSIALADREGDRTADREGVTTGRTGHETTGTTDSATTGTAHDTRTEQTGGRAADRRNGETGDTVEEARS; this is encoded by the coding sequence GTGCAGAAGAAGCGGCCGCGGAGCCAGGGCAGCACGCGCGACGGTTCCGGGGCGACGCCTCCGGCTCAGGGCGTGGACCAGGGAGCCGACCGGCGGACCGGTAAGCGGACGGGGAAGCGGACCGTACGGGTACGGAGCCGGCTGGTCGCCGGGGTCGCCGTCGTCGGGATCACCGTCATCGCGGCGGGCGCCCCCGCCGCGCTCGGCGCCTCCTCCGATCTGGCCGAGTCCCAGCGGCTGGTGACCCTCTCCCAGCTGAACCGGCAGGCCGTCACCCTGGCGCACTCCCTGGCCGACGAGCGCGACGCCGTCACCGCGTACATCGCGGGCGGCCGGGCCGACGACGGCAAGGAGGGCGAGGAGAGCCGCCTCACCCGCACCACCCGTGTCGACCAGCAGATCGACGAGATCCACGGACCGGCCCCCGCCGCCCTGCGCCGCGACCTCTCCACCGTGCCCTCCCTGCGCCGTGACGCCCTCACCGGCAAGGGCTCGGCCCTGGAGGCCCACCAGGCGTACTCCGAGGTCATCGCCAAGCTCCACGGCATCGCCGCCGAGCTGGCCGAGAAGACCCCGCCGCGCGCCGCCGAGGCCACCCGCGCCCCGCTCGCGCTCGGCGGTGCCGCCGAGCAGGCCTCCGCCACCCGCGGGCTCCTCCTCGCCGCCCTCGCCGTGCCGAGCCCCGAGCCCGCCGCCCCGCAGATCGACCCCTTCACCGGGCTGCCGGTCGAGACCGAGGACGACGAGAGCAAACGGGCCGACCGCGACCGGGACGAGCTGAGCGCCGCCGCCCAGCAGGCCCGGGTCCGGGAGCTGGCCTCGCTCGCCGCGTTCGACCAGGCCGCGAACCCCGTCGCCCGCGACAAGCTCGCCGCCACCGTCACCGGCCCCGAGGTCAACAGCGCGGAGAAGTACCTCACCCGCCTCACCGACCGCCCCGAACTCTCCGAGAGCGAGCGCAGGACCGACGCCGCCAAGCTGGAGGCCGCGCTCTCCGCCCGCATCGACCGGATGCGCGGCGTCGAGTCCGCCCTCGCCACCAGCCAGGTCCAGCGGCTCGAAGGCATCCGCGACGACGACGTCACCGCCCTCGAACTGAGCATCGCCCTGCTCGGCGGCTGCTTCCTGATCGCCGTCGGCGTCTCCACCGCCGTCGCCCGCACCCTCACCCAGCCGCTCGCCGTCCTGCGCATCGGAGCCGCCCGCCTCGCGGAGGAGCCCGAGACCGCCGACCCGGTCCGCTACACCGGCCGCAACGACGAGTTCGCCCAGGTCGTCCGGTCCATGAACACCCTGCACGCCAAGCTGACCGGGCTGCACCAGGAGTTCACCGGCCGCTTCGAGAGCCTCGGCACCGAGCGCGCCGAACTGATCGCCGGCCGCGAGGCGCTCACCCTCCAGCGCGCCGAACTCCAGGTCCAGACCGCCGAGCTGGCGTCCCAGCTGGAGCGGCTGAAGAACACCGTCCACCACACCTTCGTCAACCTCTCGCTGCGCAACCTCGGCCTCGTCGAGCGCCAGCTCGCCGTCATCGAGAGCCTGGAGGAGCGCGAGCAGGACCCGGAGCGGCTCGCCACCCTGTTCAAGCTGGACCACATGGCCACGGTCATGCGCCGCCACAGCGAGAACATGCTCGTCCTCGCGGGCGCCGAGCACGGCCACGGCCATGCGGGCCCGATCCCGCTGGTCGACGTGGCCCGCGCGGCCGTCAGCGAGATCGAGCGGTACGAGCGGGTCACCATCCAGTCCCTGCCCCCGCACGCCCAGATCGCCGGGTTCGCCGCCGACGACCTCAGCCACCTCCTGGCCGAACTCCTGGAGAACGCCACCTCCTTCTCCCCGCCGGACTCGCATGTCGAGCTGTCCGGCTGGCTGCTGGAGAGCGGCGAGGTGATGCTCTCCGTGCAGGACGCGGGCATCGGCATGTCGAGCGTCCGGATGGGCGAGCTGAATGCGAGGCTGGCCGACCCGGCCTCCTTCGAGGCGGGGGAGCAGAACGCCGACGGGGCCGGACTCGGGCTCCAGGTCACCTCGTTGCTGGCCGCCCGGCACGGTGTACGGGTCCAGCTGCGCGAGCAGAAGGGGAGTGGAGTGACGGCCGTCGTCGTCCTGCCGCAGACCCTGCTGCCCAACTCGCTGCCCGCCTCCTCGCCGCCCGCCGTGCAACTGCCCGGCGAGGCGCCCACGCTCAACCTGCCGGGCTCGGTGGCCGAGGCCAACTCCAACGCCCTGCCGAGCCGTACGCCGATCCTGCCGCCGGCCGCGCAGCCCACCCCGGTCGCACCGGAGGCGGAGGGTGCCACGGCGCCCGAGCGGACCGTCGAGCCGACCACGGATGCGGACGAGGCCGGGGCCGGGGCCGGGGCCACGCCCGGGGATGCGGAGACCACGGCATCCCTGCCCGTCGTCGACCCGATGATCGCCGCCGCCGAGCGCGCGATCCGCGAGGCCGGCGCACGCGAGCCCGCACCCGCCGAGGGGCCCGAAGCCAGCGCCGTACCGCGGCAGGAGTCCGGCACGGACGCGGGCGCCGGTACGGACCCGGCACCGGTCGTCGATCCGGCAGCCGCCGGTCCGGCCGCCGAGCCCGCCGCCCAGGCGCCCCTGGAGTCGGACTCCGAGATCACGATGCAGGTCCGCCTGCCGAAGCCCCCGGCGGACCCGAACCCCAACCAGGTCCAGGCGGACCCGAACCCGACGGCCCCGGAACCGGCCCCGACGGACCCGGCCCCGGCTGCGGCTGCGGAGACCCCCGCCCCCGACCCGTACGCCATCGGCCCCGACCGGCACGAGCGCCCCGCCGAGAGCGGTCCGGGCGGTCAGGAGCCGGACGGTTCCGCCTTCCGCCCCGAGCCCCGCGCCGAGGCCACCGCCCCGGAGTCCCAGTCCCAGGCCGCCGCCGAGACCGTCCCCGGCCCCCGGAGGCCGGAGGAGCGGCGGATCACCGACAAGGGGCTCCCCAAGCGCACCCCCAAGGTGGTCCGGCCCGAGGGCGCCCCCACCACCGGGCGCGCCGGCAGCCTGGACAAGGAGGACCTGCGCCGCCGGCTGGGCAGCTTCCACCAGGCGGCGAAGGAGGGGCGACGCGATGTCGAGGCCGAGATCGCCGAGTCCACCGGCTCCATCGCGCTGGCCGACCGCGAAGGCGACCGTACAGCCGACCGCGAAGGCGTGACCACCGGACGTACGGGGCACGAGACCACCGGCACCACGGACAGCGCCACCACCGGCACCGCACACGACACACGTACCGAGCAGACCGGCGGCCGCGCGGCGGACCGCCGAAACGGAGAGACGGGGGACACAGTCGAGGAGGCACGCAGTTGA
- a CDS encoding C40 family peptidase has protein sequence MSRRLLRAVCTAALATALVVSPATAAPAEPDPVPSPTGESAQPEDAAEVDAETALAAPEAPEALGAPKGVATLLRELQTLYQEAEEASETYNATAEKLKQRTAEAKKVGAELAKARAALELSRGDAGRLAREQYQGRTEFSAYLQLLLARDPLRALDQSHVVERVAAGRAATVERLTADARRADALAVASRKAVDQQKRLVAEQQKQRDAVQGKLRKVEGLLATLSAEQLAQLAGLEQRGVAAAQRELVASGALSTVRPPTRQGADAIAYAIEQIGKPYVWGAEGPDSFDCSGLTSQAWAAAGRPVPRTSQEQWKQLPKVPVSSLRPGDLVVYFPKATHVALYIGDGLVVQAPRPGARVKVSPIASNPLLGAVRPDPGGVPLSSYTRPELPEGARDGADTGYSADGAPERAPE, from the coding sequence GTGTCACGCAGGCTCCTGCGGGCGGTCTGCACCGCCGCTCTCGCCACGGCCCTCGTGGTCTCCCCCGCCACCGCCGCCCCGGCCGAGCCGGACCCCGTACCGTCGCCGACCGGGGAATCCGCACAGCCCGAGGACGCGGCAGAGGTCGACGCCGAGACCGCCCTCGCGGCCCCGGAGGCCCCGGAAGCCCTCGGGGCCCCCAAGGGCGTGGCCACCCTGCTGCGGGAGCTGCAGACGCTCTACCAGGAGGCGGAGGAGGCGAGCGAGACGTACAACGCCACCGCCGAGAAGCTGAAGCAGCGGACCGCCGAGGCGAAGAAGGTGGGCGCCGAGCTGGCGAAGGCGCGGGCCGCGCTGGAGCTGAGCCGGGGGGACGCCGGGCGGCTGGCCCGGGAGCAGTACCAGGGGCGCACCGAGTTCTCCGCCTACCTCCAGCTCCTGCTGGCCCGTGACCCGCTGCGCGCCCTGGACCAGAGCCATGTCGTCGAGCGGGTGGCGGCGGGCCGCGCGGCGACCGTGGAGCGCCTCACCGCCGACGCCCGCCGCGCCGACGCCCTGGCCGTCGCCTCGCGCAAGGCGGTCGACCAGCAGAAGCGGCTGGTGGCCGAGCAGCAGAAGCAGCGCGACGCGGTCCAGGGCAAGCTGAGGAAGGTGGAAGGGCTGCTGGCGACGCTCTCCGCCGAGCAACTGGCCCAACTGGCCGGGCTGGAGCAGCGGGGCGTGGCGGCGGCCCAGCGCGAACTGGTCGCCTCCGGGGCGCTCAGCACGGTCCGGCCGCCGACCCGGCAGGGCGCTGACGCCATCGCGTACGCGATCGAACAGATCGGCAAGCCGTACGTGTGGGGCGCCGAGGGCCCCGACTCCTTCGACTGCTCCGGGCTGACCTCCCAGGCGTGGGCGGCGGCCGGACGGCCGGTCCCCCGGACCTCCCAGGAGCAGTGGAAGCAGCTCCCGAAGGTGCCCGTCTCCTCGCTGCGCCCCGGCGACCTGGTGGTCTACTTCCCGAAGGCGACCCATGTGGCGCTCTACATCGGCGACGGCCTGGTCGTCCAGGCCCCCCGCCCCGGCGCCAGGGTGAAGGTCTCCCCGATCGCCTCCAACCCGCTCCTGGGCGCCGTCCGCCCCGACCCCGGCGGCGTACCGCTCTCCTCGTACACCCGCCCGGAACTCCCCGAGGGCGCCCGCGACGGCGCGGACACCGGCTACAGCGCGGACGGGGCGCCGGAAAGGGCGCCGGAATAG
- a CDS encoding DUF742 domain-containing protein yields MTSAAAEPAPRLPVRGADKRPARVRPYSLTGGRTRFGHVLLVETFVAALEAPEERRELTNGNLASRVMPELQAIVEICRRMRTVAEISALLKMPLGVVRVLLSDLADQGKIRVYGTGHGTGQPDRALLERVLNGLRRL; encoded by the coding sequence GTGACGAGTGCCGCAGCCGAGCCCGCTCCCCGCCTCCCCGTCCGCGGGGCCGACAAGCGCCCCGCCCGGGTCCGCCCGTACTCCCTCACCGGCGGCCGCACCCGGTTCGGGCACGTGCTGCTCGTCGAGACGTTCGTCGCCGCCCTCGAAGCACCCGAGGAGCGCCGCGAGCTGACCAACGGCAACCTCGCCTCGCGCGTCATGCCGGAGCTCCAGGCCATCGTCGAAATCTGCCGCCGGATGCGTACGGTCGCGGAGATCTCGGCCCTGTTGAAGATGCCGCTCGGAGTCGTCCGGGTGCTGCTCAGCGACCTGGCCGACCAGGGAAAGATCCGCGTGTACGGGACCGGTCACGGCACCGGCCAGCCCGACCGCGCACTGCTCGAAAGGGTGCTCAATGGACTCCGCCGTCTCTGA